AAGCCTACTTCACCCTCGCCCCCTACGGCGGCAACATCGAAGGGGTCAGCGCCGCCTGCCTCTTCTACTTTGGAAAATCCCCCGAAGCGCTGAGCTTACGGGAATCGGCCGCGCTCACCGTCATCCCGCAGAGCCCGAGTGCTCGGCGGCCCGGGTCCCAGCCCAACCCCGCACTCCAGCAGGCCCAGTGGCGTCTCTACCAGAGACTTACTCAAGCCCAAGGTCGCCAACCGGACGCGCTGGCAGCCAGCTATGCCATCATTCCGACTGGCCCCCCGCCCTTTCGCGCCCCTCAACTGGTGGAACGCGCCTTAGCCGCCGCCCCCGAGCGGCATCGAGTGGTCACCACCCTCGACCTCGCGCAGCAAAGCCAAGTGGAAACCACCCTCCGCCAGTATCTCTCCCTCCAGAGAACCAAAGGCCTGCACAACGCCGTGGCCTGCCTCGTTCACCTCGACGACCTCTCCATCCGCGCTTACGCCGCCTCGGCCGACTTCTTCAATCAGCAGATTGAGGGGCAAGTGGACGGGGTTCTCGCCCGCCGCTCGCCCGGCTCCACCTTGAAGCCTTTCCTCTTTGCGCTCGCCCTGGAAGAAGGACTCATCCACCCTCGCACCTTGCTCTTGGACACCCCGCAAAGCTTCCGCGGATACAACCCGGAAAACTTCGATGGCGGCTTCGTGGGACCCCTGGCCGCTGAAGAAGCCCTCCGCCGCAGTCGCAACATCCCCGCCGTCTGGCTGGCAAACCAACTGCGAGATCGCAATCTCTACCAGTTTTTGGAAGAAGCCGACATCCACTTTCCGGAAACGGCCGAGCACTATGGACTCGCCCTCCCCCTCGGTGGGGCCGAAGTCAGCATGGAAGAACTCCTCCAGCTCTACGCCACCTTGGCCAATGGGGGACAATGGCAACCCCTCCGCTTTCTCCATTCTCAAGCCTTGGCCAAGAGCCCGCAGCCCCTCCTGCAAGCAGAGGCCGCCTTTCTGACCCGCTGCCTGCTTCGGGACGAGCAGACGGCCCATCCCACCTTCTGGAAAACCGGCACCTCGCACGGCTTCCGGGATGCCTGGACCGTGGGCTGTGTGGGCGACTACGCCCTGGCCGTCTGGGTCGGAAACTTCGATGGCCAAGCCAACCCCGCCCTCGTGGCCCGAGAGGCCGCCCTACCCCTCTTTCTGCAAATCGCCGAGGGCCTCCCCTCGCCCTCAAACGGCTCGCGCCTCTTCCAGGCTCCTCCCGGCGCCAATCTCAAGCAGGTCGAACTCTGCGCGGTCTCCGGCTGCCTTCCCAACTCCCACTGCCCTCACCGTCGCCCAGGATGGTTCATCCCCGGTCAGTCTCCCATCGACCCCTGCGAAGTGCATCGCCAAATCTGGATCGACGCCGAAAGCGGCTTTCGCGTGGCCGGGCCCCAAAAAGAACGCTTCACCTACCCGGAGGTCTACGAATTTTGGCCGAGCCAACTCTTGCAGCTCTTTGAGCGGGCCGGACTGCCTCGCCGCCTGCCACCCGCCCTGGCCAGCCAAGCCTCGCAGGATGGACTCTCCCCCCTCTCCCGCCAAGGCCGCCCCCCGCGCATCACCAGTCCCGAGGCAGGCTTGCTCTACACAGTCCGGATCGGCCAGCCCGAGTCCGCGCTACCCTTGGAAGCCAACGTAGAAGCGGACGCTCGACAACTCTTCTGGTTCCGAGAAAAGGAATTTATCGGGGAAACTCCCAGCGACGAACCGCTCTTTTGGCTCCCCCTCCCCGGCCAGCATCTTCTGACCGCCATCGACGACCAAGGTCGCCACCAGTCCCTGACCGTGACCATCGAAAGCTTCGAATGAGGGGGCCTCGGGACTACTCGCGCTCACGGAGAAGGCG
The genomic region above belongs to Verrucomicrobiota bacterium and contains:
- the pbpC gene encoding penicillin-binding protein 1C, encoding MSPRPSRTKLRIALWLLLAAGLLSAIFWLLLPWTSLYPEGFRYSQVVTDRHGELLRVTLGSDDTYRLPIRLAEISPHLLASTFFQEDRHYHRHPGVNPLALLRAAWAKATGQYHSGASTLTMQLARLRYRLETRSLGGKLVQIFRALQLERHYSKDQLLEAYFTLAPYGGNIEGVSAACLFYFGKSPEALSLRESAALTVIPQSPSARRPGSQPNPALQQAQWRLYQRLTQAQGRQPDALAASYAIIPTGPPPFRAPQLVERALAAAPERHRVVTTLDLAQQSQVETTLRQYLSLQRTKGLHNAVACLVHLDDLSIRAYAASADFFNQQIEGQVDGVLARRSPGSTLKPFLFALALEEGLIHPRTLLLDTPQSFRGYNPENFDGGFVGPLAAEEALRRSRNIPAVWLANQLRDRNLYQFLEEADIHFPETAEHYGLALPLGGAEVSMEELLQLYATLANGGQWQPLRFLHSQALAKSPQPLLQAEAAFLTRCLLRDEQTAHPTFWKTGTSHGFRDAWTVGCVGDYALAVWVGNFDGQANPALVAREAALPLFLQIAEGLPSPSNGSRLFQAPPGANLKQVELCAVSGCLPNSHCPHRRPGWFIPGQSPIDPCEVHRQIWIDAESGFRVAGPQKERFTYPEVYEFWPSQLLQLFERAGLPRRLPPALASQASQDGLSPLSRQGRPPRITSPEAGLLYTVRIGQPESALPLEANVEADARQLFWFREKEFIGETPSDEPLFWLPLPGQHLLTAIDDQGRHQSLTVTIESFE